The Leptospira paudalimensis region TCAAATTATAGGATGTATTGCCGAATTGGAAACACAACCACAACATGTGGTCAAATTCCATTCCAATTTCACCATTGTTGCAACAGGTGGTATCACTGGTAATTTAGAGAAAGTGAGAAACCATTGGTATAAACCATGGGGCAAACCTCCTACTGAAATGTTAAATGGAGCCCATCCTTATTCAGATGGATTGGTACATACGGCCGTTAGTCGAATTGGAGGGAACGTAACCCACTTAGACAAAATGTGGAATTATGCTGCAGGTATACCCCATCCCAATCCACAATTCGATAATCATGGATTGAGTTTAATTCCATGTAAGTCAGCTTTGTGGTTAGATCACACAGGCAAAAGAATTGGTCCCGAACCTTTGGTGACGGGATATGATACAAATGATCTTTGTTATCGCATTTCAAAATTAGAAAAACCTTATACTTGGCAAGTTATGAATTGGAGAATTGCTTCGAAAGAACTCGCGATTTCTGGATCAGAACACAACCCGATGATTCGTGATCGTAAACTTTTTTCTTTTTTAAAAGAGATTTTGTTAGGGAATCATCGATTATTACGCCAACTTCAGAACGAAAGTGACCACTTCATTGTGGCAAACGATTTAAGAACATTGGTAGATCGTATGAACCAATTGAATCAAAATAATTTCGTTCAGTTAGATCAAATTGAAAAAGAAATAAAATTTTATGATGAAGGGGTCAAACGAGGAAAAACATTTTGGAATGATGACCAAATTCGAAGAATCCTCCAAGCACGTACATGGAAATCAGAAAAATTCCGAACTTGTTATCCAAAACCAATCTTAGATCCGAAATCGGGACCTCTCATTGCGATTCAATTACGATTGATTACTAGAAAGAGTTTAGGAGGGATTCAAACTGATTTGGATAGCCGTGTATTGGATTTAACAGGAAATCCAATACCTGGATTGTATGCAATCGGTGAAGCAGCTGGATTTGGTGGCGGTGGTGTCAGTGGATTCAAATCTTTAGAAGGAACTTTTTTGTCTGGATGTATCCTGACAGCAAGAAGTGCCGCAAACTCAATTCGTAAATTAAATTAATCTTATCTACTTTCGGAGGGATCATTATGAAAAAAACAGGAGCATGGCTCGTGCGATATGCACTCGAACAAATTGGAGTGAAATATACTTTTGGGATTCCAGGTGTACATAATACAGAAATTTATGATGAGTTAAACAATTCTGAATTCATTTCCCCTATACTTGTAACTCACGAAGGATGTGGTGCCTTTATGGCTGATGCAATAAGCCGGACAAATGATTCTATTGGTACCATTGTGATCGTTCCTGCTGCTGGTGTGACACATGCCGCGAGTGGCATTGGAGAGGCCTCATTGGATGGAATCCCAATGTTAGTGATCTCTGGTGGTGTACGCAGTGATTCAAAATTCAAATACCAGTTACATGATATTGACCAACATTCCTTATTAAAACCCATCACCAAACAAACTTTCAAAATTAATTCACAAGAAGATATTATTGAAACCATTTATAAAGCATATCAAACCGCTACAACTCGTGAACCTGGTCCTGTTTTCATTGAAATACCGGTCAACATTCAACTTTACACAGGTTCGGTGGAATTCTTACAAACCTATGATGAATTTTGTAAACGGAATGACAAAACACAAACCACTCTCAAGCAAAAAGAATTAGATCATGTAGTAGAACTTTTGTTACAAGCAAAATCTCCTGGTTTATTTTTAGGTTGGGGAGCCGTTGATGTATCCACATTCACGGTCGAAATTGCAGAATTATTAGGTGCACCTGTCTCAACAACCTTACAAGGATTAAGTGCTTTTCCAGGGAACCATCCAATGTATTGTGGAATGGGTTTCGGTCCAGCAGCAGTTCCAGCTGCCACAAAACTATTTTCGGATTGTGATTGTTTACTCGCAATCGGAACTCGATTTTCTGAAATTGCAACCGGAAGTTTTGGAGTAACTATTCCAAAAAATTTAATTCATATCGATATCAATCCAAATGTCTTAAATACAAATTACCCAGCTAAAATTGGAATCGTAGGTGATTCAAAAATCATCCTACCTGAATTGGCAAAAGAACTAAAACGTAAATTACAAGAAACCAAACAGAATCATCGTGAACGATTCGAAAATCGTAAACGAGAAATCATCAAACTCAAACAATCCTATAAAGACGAATGGTATCATCATGATAGTAAGGACAAAGTAAATCCTGCATTGTTTTTCGATATTTTACGGAACACATTGCCTGACGATGGGTATGTAGTCGTAGATGATGGAAATCATACATTTTTAACTGCTGAACTATTACCGATCTACAAACCAAGGCATTTGATTTCGCCAACTGACTTTAATTGTATGGGTTATGCTGTTCCAGCAACAATTGCCACCAAACTTGCCCATCCAATGAATGCGGTTGTTGGGATTATCGGTGATGGTGCGTTTCAAATGACATGTATGGAAATTATCACTGCTACTAGAAATCATTTAGGAGTATTATTTGTAGTATTTAACGATGGTGAGTTGGCACAAATTTCCCAAGCTCAACAAATTCCATACAATCGAAAAACATGTACCACACTTGGAACTTCCCATTTTGAAGGCATTGCGATTGCGACAGGTGCAGAATACATTCAGATGAAAACAAATGACGATATCAACGATTCGCTAAACAAAGCATGGATTCTAACAAAAGAAAATCGACCAGTCATCCTTGATGTGAATATCGATTATAGTAAAAAAACTAGGTTTACCAAAGGAATTGTTGGGACGAATTTACAACGACTGCCATTTTCTGCGAAATTAAGAATGATCAGCCGTGCCCTAGTGAGAAAAATGACGGGATAGGATCTTTTTTCTTTTGCGTATTCTACTTGCTCCAATGGAAGGACTTCTTGATTTTCGTTTACGTGATACATTAACACGCGTAGGCGGATATGACGAATGTGTCAGCGAATTTATACGAGTAAACGATACCCTACTTCCTTCTCATCGGTTTTTTCGTTATGTTCCAGAACTTTACCAAAATTCACGTACAAAATCAGGAATCCCTGTTAAGGTACAATTATTAGGTTCTGATATCAATTGTATGGCGGAAAACGCTAGTAAGGTGGCATCACTTGGAGCTTATGGTATCGATATCAATTTTGGTTGTCCTGCCCCAACGGTAAATCGAAACCGAGGAGGAGCCGCTTTACTCAAAGAACCAAACCTAATGTATTCGATCGTAAAAGCAGTTCGAAATGTTGTACCAAAGGAAATTCCAGTTACTGCAAAAATGAGACTGGGTTACGATACCACCGAACATGCGCTTATTTGTGCAAAAGCATTGGAAGAAGGTGGAGCAAAAGAAATTGTTGTTCATGCCAGGACAAAAGTTGACGGATACAAACCACCTGCGTATTGGGAATGGATTTCTAAAATCACTGAACATATAAAAATTCCCGTTGTTGCCAATGGAGAAATTTGGACAGTATCTGACGCTATCCGATGCAAAAAAATCTCAGGGTGTCAGGATATTATGATTGGAAGGGGTGCTGTAACAAACCCTGCTCTTGCTTTACTCATTAAAGGGATCCAATGCAATCGTTTCGAGTGGTTTGAAATTAAAAACTTATTATTGAATTATTGGAAATCTATGGAAACGGGAATTGATGGAATTAGCAAAACTGGAAGAATCAAACAATGGTTAAAATACCTTTCCAGAGAATATGAAGAAGCAATTATTGACTTCCAATACGTGAAACAAGTTTCCAGTCCCAAGGAATTGGAAACTACTTACTTTTCCGAGTTATTCGCACAAAGAAAATGATGGAAATAACCATCCGAATTTTGTATTAAGTTATCAATATGTTTGAATCTTTTTCCAATTCCGAAATCCTATCTGGTATGATCACACCCGCTGTCCTTGTTTCAGCTTGTGCTAGTTTGATTTTTTCTACAGCGAATCGACTGGGAAGAATTTTTGATCGGGTGAATCTATTGAAATCAGAAGTAGAACTTTTGCTCGAAGGAAAACGAAGTTTTCATGAACAAAGAATGGTGTATATGAGACACCAACTGTCTGTACAAAAAAAACGCGCTGTCCTTATCCAACGATCGATGGCATTTTTATACTTGGCAACATCCTTATTTATCATTTCCAGTTTGGCTCTTGCGTTTACACTTGCTTTTGCCAAAAATCTCAATTGGATTCCCACTGTTGTTGCTCTATCAGGTGGGATTTGTTTGTTCTTTGCTAGTGCACTTCTGTTTTATGAAAGCCGATACAACCTAACTTTCATTAACAGGCAAATTGAGTTTACTGAGTTTTTGGAAAGAGGAATCCAAGAAAAACTGAAATAGCGAATTTTGAAACAAAGCCCAAAAAGAGTTTTTTTTCTTTTTGGGCGCCTCGAAACCTTTCCATTACAATGATCCAATCGATAAACGACCGCGTTATCCGCTCCAATCTTTCGCTAGTAGCGAAAGGATTTCCGCTACTACCGCTGGCGCTTTGATTCGATTTTTAATTTACACAACAAGTTTTGAAATATCAAAAAGAGTTCAAAGTTTTTGTTTAGAAATGTCCTCTAAAAATTGATCAAGACAACGATATACTGCTTTTTCTGAAGCATATCTAACCCGTTCTGCATGAATGAACTTTTCGGAACCTGTTGCAATTTCGTCTGCTTCAAAATCTTTCTTATAAATTTCTTTATTTTCTTTTAACAATATAAATGTTAATTTAATTTTATGACGAACATCAATAAAACTTCCTTCTTGTTTTTCATCTTTTTCGTTGTTTAAAACACGAAGCTGAAGGTCTCCATTAAAGTTAACAATATTTTTAAAAAGATTATATTCGATTAATCCTTTTCGAATGATTGTACGGATCGCTAGTTGATTGTTACTCAGAATAAAATTGTCATACGAAGGAGTTGGTTCAATTAACTCGAGAGTCAGATTGACCGAACTTTTTTTTGGTTCCTTTGGTTGTAAAGGTGGAAGTTCCGCGCAGGATACTAAACTCAATAAAACGATCATGTTAAAAATATTTTTGAAATTCATTTGATGATTCCTTTAGATTTCCATTGGCTTAGTGATGAATATATCACATTTCGATAAGCATTATTTTGAACAACAGGAGTAAAGAAAAATGGTGAAATTGGTATAATGACCCAACCTACAAATACATCCATGTTCATTCGCTCTTCGTTAACAGCTAATAATTTGCGTTTGGAATCAAGTAATGAAACCTTTACACTAAAATCTTGATCCATGATTAAAGGGAATACAAGGAATGTAGCACCAGCAAGGGCTGGCCATACTTTACTACCTTTTTCATTGATATTTGTTTCTACATATATAATATAATCATAAGGTTCATTTTCTTTCGTGACTACATTTTTGAACAAGTTGGATTCCTTTACGATATCCACCATTCTTTCATTTAGAATCGGTATGTGTTGTGGGTGCTTTGAAAATTTACCATTTTCGTAGTAATCTCCAAAATATTTGATCAATACTGATTTTTTTTCTTCAAGTTCAGGAGTTTTTGTATTTTTTAAATTTGGATTCTCATAGTGAACAAAAGCAGCACAATTTAAAAAAATACCTAAGCAAAATGATGACACGATTGTGAATACATTTGGCGGGGTTAATACTTTCCAATTCATTGAACAAATGGAAAGTAAAACATTAGTTAGGTCAAACCATTTATTCGGTTAACAAAGTTTATTCCCTCTTCAAATCGTTTGAAATGTCCAAGATGATCAGAATTTTACATCATCCCATACCGAAAAGTCAGCACTCTCAAAACCTTGTTCATTTCTCGTTCCAGTTCTTTCGACCTCGAAACATATCCCCGCACCAGGGATCCGTAGGGCTTGGTCCTCGGAGGGTCCACCCGATGAGGACGGGAGCGAATGCGGACCCCGTAGTGAGCCCGCCCGGGTGCCCGATGTCGCAACTGCGAACTTTTGGAAAGGAAAATCGGCGGTTTTAGGAATGAGCGTGCGAGAAACGGAGGGCCGTGGTAAAGAGGACACATTGGGTGGTGGGTCTAGTTCCCCACCCTCTAATCGGGCGGGGACAGTGTACGCTGCGCCACACCCCCCACCGCCCCTCTTTTGTAACAAATCTGACAAAAAAAAACGATTTTCCTGTCACCTCACCTTTCTAGAACGGTAAGTAAAAATTAGATTCGGAAATTCCTTCATGAGAGAAATCAAAACTGTCACGATTTTAGGTGCCAACGGAGCCATGGGTTCTGGAAGTGCAGGCGTTATTGCTGCCTTCGGTGGTGCTAAAGTCCATATGCTCGCTAGAGATGTAGAAAAAGC contains the following coding sequences:
- a CDS encoding thiamine pyrophosphate-binding protein, yielding MKKTGAWLVRYALEQIGVKYTFGIPGVHNTEIYDELNNSEFISPILVTHEGCGAFMADAISRTNDSIGTIVIVPAAGVTHAASGIGEASLDGIPMLVISGGVRSDSKFKYQLHDIDQHSLLKPITKQTFKINSQEDIIETIYKAYQTATTREPGPVFIEIPVNIQLYTGSVEFLQTYDEFCKRNDKTQTTLKQKELDHVVELLLQAKSPGLFLGWGAVDVSTFTVEIAELLGAPVSTTLQGLSAFPGNHPMYCGMGFGPAAVPAATKLFSDCDCLLAIGTRFSEIATGSFGVTIPKNLIHIDINPNVLNTNYPAKIGIVGDSKIILPELAKELKRKLQETKQNHRERFENRKREIIKLKQSYKDEWYHHDSKDKVNPALFFDILRNTLPDDGYVVVDDGNHTFLTAELLPIYKPRHLISPTDFNCMGYAVPATIATKLAHPMNAVVGIIGDGAFQMTCMEIITATRNHLGVLFVVFNDGELAQISQAQQIPYNRKTCTTLGTSHFEGIAIATGAEYIQMKTNDDINDSLNKAWILTKENRPVILDVNIDYSKKTRFTKGIVGTNLQRLPFSAKLRMISRALVRKMTG
- a CDS encoding tRNA dihydrouridine synthase → MRILLAPMEGLLDFRLRDTLTRVGGYDECVSEFIRVNDTLLPSHRFFRYVPELYQNSRTKSGIPVKVQLLGSDINCMAENASKVASLGAYGIDINFGCPAPTVNRNRGGAALLKEPNLMYSIVKAVRNVVPKEIPVTAKMRLGYDTTEHALICAKALEEGGAKEIVVHARTKVDGYKPPAYWEWISKITEHIKIPVVANGEIWTVSDAIRCKKISGCQDIMIGRGAVTNPALALLIKGIQCNRFEWFEIKNLLLNYWKSMETGIDGISKTGRIKQWLKYLSREYEEAIIDFQYVKQVSSPKELETTYFSELFAQRK
- a CDS encoding DUF2721 domain-containing protein, whose protein sequence is MFESFSNSEILSGMITPAVLVSACASLIFSTANRLGRIFDRVNLLKSEVELLLEGKRSFHEQRMVYMRHQLSVQKKRAVLIQRSMAFLYLATSLFIISSLALAFTLAFAKNLNWIPTVVALSGGICLFFASALLFYESRYNLTFINRQIEFTEFLERGIQEKLK
- a CDS encoding FAD-binding dehydrogenase, yielding MEIQKYDVVIIGAGIAGMIAAYECLNSGLSVLLIDRNSHEHLGGLAKLSFGGMALVNTPLQKRLGIKDSPSLALNDWLSFANFGENDYYPKLWAETYVNESLEQVYHWLKGFDLNFFPVVNWVERGLYQRGNSVPRYHVLWGTGYRLVERFSELLWNHKFNQKLKILFDHKVTELIKENNQIIGCIAELETQPQHVVKFHSNFTIVATGGITGNLEKVRNHWYKPWGKPPTEMLNGAHPYSDGLVHTAVSRIGGNVTHLDKMWNYAAGIPHPNPQFDNHGLSLIPCKSALWLDHTGKRIGPEPLVTGYDTNDLCYRISKLEKPYTWQVMNWRIASKELAISGSEHNPMIRDRKLFSFLKEILLGNHRLLRQLQNESDHFIVANDLRTLVDRMNQLNQNNFVQLDQIEKEIKFYDEGVKRGKTFWNDDQIRRILQARTWKSEKFRTCYPKPILDPKSGPLIAIQLRLITRKSLGGIQTDLDSRVLDLTGNPIPGLYAIGEAAGFGGGGVSGFKSLEGTFLSGCILTARSAANSIRKLN